The proteins below are encoded in one region of Tessaracoccus aquimaris:
- a CDS encoding aldo/keto reductase, giving the protein MTTMRTVPLGGTGKEVPNVVLGLMRIADKSDAEIRELVGTAREAGIDFFDHADIYGGRDHACEERFADAMRLSTAERGEITIQTKCGIVTDGPYFDFSYEHIMGQVEGSLRALRTDYIDVLLLHRPDALVEPEEVARAFDELESAGKVRAFGVSNHTPRQIDLLKTAVRQPLVANQLQLSITHSPLIAQGVAANMSDLDQSVVLDGGGLVEYCRINNLTIQAWSPFQGGFFTGVFLGSDEYPELNAVIDRLAAKYDVPPIAIATAWITRHPAGMQVVLGTTTPDRVAGAALGSDIPLTRSEWYELFRAGGHRVP; this is encoded by the coding sequence GGCACCGGGAAAGAGGTGCCCAACGTCGTCCTGGGGTTGATGCGCATCGCCGACAAGTCCGACGCAGAGATCCGCGAACTGGTGGGGACCGCGCGGGAGGCGGGCATCGACTTCTTCGATCATGCCGACATCTACGGGGGTCGCGACCACGCCTGCGAGGAGCGGTTCGCGGACGCGATGCGGCTCTCCACCGCCGAACGCGGCGAAATCACGATCCAGACCAAGTGCGGCATCGTGACCGACGGGCCGTACTTCGACTTCTCCTACGAGCACATCATGGGCCAGGTCGAGGGGTCGCTGCGCGCGCTGCGCACGGACTACATCGACGTGCTGCTGCTGCACCGCCCGGACGCGCTTGTCGAACCGGAGGAGGTCGCCCGGGCGTTCGACGAGTTGGAGTCGGCGGGCAAGGTGCGCGCGTTCGGCGTCTCGAACCACACGCCCCGCCAGATCGACCTGCTGAAGACGGCCGTGCGCCAACCGCTGGTGGCGAACCAGTTGCAGTTGTCGATCACGCACTCGCCGCTGATCGCGCAGGGCGTCGCGGCGAACATGTCCGACCTCGACCAGTCGGTGGTGCTGGACGGCGGCGGCCTCGTCGAGTACTGCCGGATCAACAACCTGACGATCCAGGCGTGGTCGCCGTTCCAGGGCGGCTTCTTCACGGGCGTGTTCCTCGGCTCGGACGAGTACCCCGAGTTGAACGCGGTGATCGACCGGCTCGCGGCGAAGTACGACGTGCCGCCGATCGCGATCGCGACGGCGTGGATCACGCGGCACCCGGCGGGCATGCAGGTCGTGCTCGGCACCACGACCCCGGACCGGGTCGCGGGCGCGGCGCTGGGCTCGGACATCCCGCTGACGCGCAGCGAGTGGTACGAACTGTTCCGGGCGGGCGGCCACCGGGTTCCGTGA